From the genome of Azospirillum brasilense, one region includes:
- a CDS encoding response regulator, which translates to MPAAFGDFSVLVIEDESFTRMVLAKMLATLGFRSVHQAADGEAGLAAVQAHEPDLVVCDVEMQPMDGLGFLKALRASTDARHRALPVVFMTNRADQSRMDEAAAFGADTFIVKPATPESLKGTLGAKLG; encoded by the coding sequence ATGCCGGCGGCGTTCGGGGATTTTTCGGTTCTTGTGATCGAGGACGAGAGCTTCACCCGCATGGTGCTGGCGAAGATGCTGGCCACGCTGGGTTTCCGCTCCGTCCATCAGGCCGCCGACGGCGAGGCCGGGCTGGCCGCGGTGCAGGCGCACGAACCCGATCTGGTCGTCTGCGACGTGGAAATGCAGCCGATGGACGGGCTGGGGTTCCTGAAGGCCTTGCGGGCCAGCACGGACGCCCGCCACCGCGCGCTGCCGGTGGTCTTCATGACCAACCGCGCCGACCAGAGCCGCATGGACGAGGCCGCAGCCTTCGGCGCCGACACCTTCATTGTCAAGCCGGCCACGCCGGAGTCGTTGAAGGGGACGCTGGGCGCTAAGCTCGGCTGA
- a CDS encoding PrkA family serine protein kinase, with protein sequence MFPADELFTRYTQSYEGRREVEMSLTEYLQECRDDPMMFASAPERILAAIGEPEIVDTAKDPRLGRIFMNRTIKIYPAFADFYGMEETIERIVGFFRHAAQGLEERKQILYLLGPVGGGKSSLAERLKSLMEKCPVYVLKAGKEISPVFESPLGLFNPDEMGDLLEDRYGIPRRRLTGLMSPWAVKRLDEFGGDISRFRVVKLHPSKLRQICVTKTEPGDENNQDISSLVGKVDIRKLEVYSQNDPDAYSFSGGLNRASQGLLEFVEMFKAPIKMLHPLLTATQEGNYVGSENIGAIPFQGIILAHSNEAEWQSFKNNKNNEAFIDRICVIKVPYCLRVQEEQRIYDKLVKGSDLATAPCAPSTLEMLAKFSVLSRMRDHPNSSLYSKMRVYDGESMKETDPKAKSMQEYRDQAGVDEGMDGISTRFAFKVLAATFNYDSNEISADPVHLMYILEQSIKREQFPDDTEKKYIEFIKAEMAPRYAEFIGNEIQKAYLESYSDYGQNLFDRYVDYADAWIEDQDFKDPDTGQLMNRELLNQELTKIEKPAGIANPKDFRNEVVKFALRARAANAGRNPSWTSYEKIREVIEKRMFSQVEDLLPVISFGSKKDGETEKKHNEFVSRMMSRGYTERQVRRLVEWYMRVKQAG encoded by the coding sequence ATGTTCCCGGCCGACGAACTGTTCACGCGCTACACACAGTCCTATGAGGGGCGCCGTGAGGTTGAGATGAGCCTCACGGAATACCTCCAGGAATGCCGCGACGACCCGATGATGTTTGCCTCCGCACCGGAGCGCATCCTCGCCGCCATCGGCGAACCGGAAATCGTCGATACCGCCAAGGACCCGCGCCTTGGCCGAATCTTCATGAACCGGACGATCAAGATCTATCCGGCCTTCGCCGACTTCTACGGCATGGAGGAGACGATCGAGCGGATCGTCGGCTTCTTCCGCCACGCCGCGCAGGGTCTGGAGGAGCGCAAGCAGATCCTCTACCTGCTGGGTCCGGTGGGCGGCGGCAAGTCGTCGCTGGCGGAGCGGCTGAAGTCGCTGATGGAGAAGTGCCCGGTCTATGTGCTGAAGGCCGGCAAGGAGATCAGCCCGGTCTTCGAAAGCCCGCTCGGCCTGTTCAACCCGGACGAGATGGGCGACCTGCTGGAGGATCGCTACGGCATCCCGCGCCGCCGCCTGACCGGCCTGATGAGCCCGTGGGCGGTGAAGCGGCTGGACGAGTTCGGCGGCGACATCTCCCGCTTCCGCGTCGTCAAGCTGCACCCCAGCAAGCTGCGCCAGATCTGCGTCACCAAGACGGAGCCGGGCGACGAGAACAACCAGGACATCTCCTCGCTGGTCGGCAAGGTCGACATCCGCAAGCTGGAGGTCTACAGCCAGAACGATCCCGATGCCTACAGCTTCTCCGGCGGCCTGAACCGGGCCAGCCAGGGCCTGCTGGAATTCGTCGAGATGTTCAAGGCCCCGATCAAGATGCTCCACCCGCTGCTGACGGCGACCCAGGAGGGCAATTACGTCGGCTCGGAGAACATCGGCGCCATCCCGTTCCAGGGCATCATCCTCGCCCACTCGAACGAGGCGGAGTGGCAGTCCTTCAAGAACAACAAGAACAACGAAGCCTTCATCGACCGCATCTGCGTCATCAAGGTCCCCTACTGCCTGCGCGTGCAGGAGGAGCAGCGGATCTACGACAAGCTGGTCAAGGGCTCCGACCTCGCGACCGCGCCCTGCGCGCCGTCGACCCTGGAGATGCTGGCGAAGTTCTCGGTGCTGTCGCGCATGCGCGACCATCCGAACTCCAGCCTCTACTCCAAGATGCGCGTCTATGACGGCGAGAGCATGAAGGAGACCGACCCCAAGGCCAAGTCCATGCAGGAATACCGCGACCAGGCGGGCGTGGACGAGGGCATGGACGGCATCTCCACCCGCTTCGCCTTCAAGGTCCTGGCCGCGACCTTCAACTACGACTCCAACGAGATCTCGGCCGATCCCGTCCACCTGATGTACATCCTGGAGCAGTCGATCAAGCGGGAGCAGTTCCCCGACGACACCGAGAAGAAATACATCGAGTTCATCAAGGCCGAGATGGCGCCGCGCTACGCGGAGTTCATCGGCAACGAGATCCAGAAGGCGTATCTGGAATCCTACAGCGACTATGGGCAGAACCTGTTCGACCGCTATGTGGATTACGCCGACGCGTGGATCGAGGACCAGGACTTCAAGGACCCGGACACCGGCCAGCTGATGAACCGCGAGCTTCTGAACCAGGAGCTGACCAAGATCGAGAAGCCCGCCGGGATCGCCAACCCGAAGGACTTCCGAAACGAGGTCGTCAAGTTCGCGCTGCGTGCGCGGGCGGCGAATGCCGGGCGCAATCCCTCCTGGACGTCCTACGAGAAAATCCGTGAGGTGATTGAGAAACGCATGTTCTCCCAGGTGGAGGATCTGCTTCCGGTCATCAGCTTCGGGTCCAAGAAGGACGGCGAGACCGAGAAGAAGCACAACGAGTTCGTGTCGCGCATGATGTCGCGCGGCTACACCGAGCGGCAGGTCCGCCGGTTGGTCGAGTGGTACATGCGCGTGAAGCAGGCCGGTTGA